A DNA window from Microcystis aeruginosa NIES-843 contains the following coding sequences:
- a CDS encoding DUF29 domain-containing protein — protein MSSTAYETDYNQWLKETVKQLRERNFEQVDWDNLIEEIESMGKSDRRALMSLLTRLIEHLLKLAYWQEEKKRSGNHWAAEIVNFRAQIQHRLEDSPSLRSELAAMYDKVYPVAIKSVSQLFSLNSDAHISLEQTLDDNWFPPAEK, from the coding sequence ATGTCGTCAACTGCCTACGAAACTGATTATAATCAATGGCTAAAAGAGACGGTAAAACAGTTACGAGAGCGCAATTTTGAGCAGGTAGATTGGGATAATTTAATTGAAGAAATCGAGAGTATGGGGAAAAGTGATAGACGAGCTTTAATGAGTCTGTTAACCCGTCTTATCGAACATCTTTTAAAGCTGGCTTATTGGCAAGAAGAAAAAAAACGGTCAGGTAATCATTGGGCGGCAGAAATAGTCAATTTTCGCGCCCAAATTCAGCATCGTTTAGAAGATAGTCCCAGCTTACGGTCAGAATTAGCAGCCATGTATGATAAAGTTTATCCAGTGGCGATTAAATCGGTTTCTCAGCTTTTTTCCCTCAATTCAGACGCTCATATATCCCTCGAACAAACATTAGATGATAATTGGTTTCCCCCGGCTGAAAAATAG